A window from Deltaproteobacteria bacterium encodes these proteins:
- the gatC gene encoding Asp-tRNA(Asn)/Glu-tRNA(Gln) amidotransferase subunit GatC — protein MKITKNEVENVAHLARLDFSEEEKVKFTSQLNDILMYIEKLNQADTTGIEPVSHAIALQNAFRDDVVKDSLSHELSLSNAPEARGPFFRVPKVIE, from the coding sequence TTGAAGATTACAAAAAATGAAGTGGAAAATGTTGCTCATCTGGCAAGGCTTGATTTCAGTGAAGAGGAAAAGGTGAAATTCACCTCGCAGCTCAACGATATCCTTATGTATATTGAGAAGTTGAATCAGGCAGATACGACGGGCATCGAACCGGTCAGTCATGCAATTGCCCTTCAAAATGCCTTCAGGGATGACGTTGTCAAAGATTCCCTCAGCCATGAACTTTCCCTGTCCAATGCCCCCGAAGCGCGAGGGCCCTTTTTCCGGGTTCCGAAGGTCATCGAGTAG